ATGGAAGGCATTATCTACTAGAATTAGTACGAGGTTTAACCAGTTATATACCATCTGTATGAAAATATCGATACAAAGATAGCATGCATCGCTGTTGGATGTAAATGTACTAGTATAATGGCCTATCATTTTTTGATTACATACATGGATAATGGTTGTTAGAGTAGGATATTAACTAATCCACCGGTATACTCAGGTCTCGTAAATTGTAAAATTACGTGCCTCGCTAGCTAGTTTTCTCATTGCCTGAAAGTAAGGGATGAAAGTCGTTTGATGGGCCATGGGAACTCAGCAGCCTCATTGGTTCAAATGAGACAAACGTATAGggtgtttatttattttgtattgATGTGtacatattttttatatttagtaAATGTACGGTTCACTAGTAGAGAAAGCttaatttgtcccggttgggaaacccttgTTGTctcggtttcccaaccgggaatgCCAATCCGGgactcactactacaaaattccaTTTTGCGAGGCACTTAAAATGGGCCTCGGAGGCGGGCAGGTCCcggaccgcctcggttaataggcGCCAGGCCGCCCGCCGTACAACCGCCTCAGTCAAtagattaaccgaggcagttgcCCTAacatgaccgcctcggttaattctTTTACCGTGGCGGTTTCGAGACCGCCTCGGTAAATGCCTCCATTAACCGTGACGTTTGGTCCGAGGCAGTTGGGCTGCCCGCCTCGGAAAAGCCATTTTGCCCGTCTCGGAAAAgaaattctgtagtagtgactaCGGGTTAAGtaatcgggacaaaaggggacccaaccgggaccaaaggggtTGCTAGCCTGGGCGCGGCAGGCATCCCCTTTAGTCccgattggtgttaccaactAGGACCAAatgtcctttttttctttttccagttttcctttctatttatttctttttcatttcaattatacttttataTTGGAATTCAAGCTGAGTATGAACTTCACTAATATTGTATAAATgaatctctctctatatatatatgttattggagttcatatatatatttacacaCTTTTGATTTCCTGTTAAGCTATACACAATTTCCTTATGAAGTAAAGGTATGGTTCattaattcaaaaataaaaagaagGAATGATTATGCCATCGCAAATCTATCAAATCCAAACAACACCATCACAAACCTTTGCTGATCTACAAGTAATCGGCTATGATGACTATATACTTAGTGACAAACTATATAAAGTTCAGCTTTTGTCCCTGCATAGTGTTCTTGCCTAACGTTTGGTCCCGTTCACAAGTATTAAGGGTTACTTTAGCTATTTTTTAATAATGAAAGATGTGACTGACTTTTTTAAGAAAAACAAAAATGGATTGAAGTATATCATATATGGATTGAAGTATATCATATTGATGGCTGGAAGTTATATTTTCATACGAGAATTTCTCGGATTTATCCTTTCTCTAGCGTGTCTCATGAGGACTAATTAATGCGGACATATACACACATGCACACTCACAACTATAGATACACGTATGCATTACAGCTCTTTAAGCACCTCCGACAAATTCAACCAGCAGACTTTGAGATTGATGAAAGCATAAAGGCACGTCTCCATCGACGAGCATGTCGCATAGCACTAAAAGAATAGTACTGTTAGTTATTGGAATAAATCCTGAAAAGTGCGAAAAATCATACCGAGTTAAGAACTCGAACCCAAGTAGACAGACTGGAACACAAGAAACATAACTAGCTAAGCTAAGCTGAGTTCAATGGAGTCTTCAATTATAATAATAGAATTGTTTCTTTTTTATTCAATGTATGGTTCACTAGGAAAAATTATGGGTTGCTCTTGGTATACTCATATGTTTTGATGTATACTGTGTTGTTATATAATTTAAGTAGAATCAAGAAATCCTAATACTTGCTAGGATGTACTTTTGATGCAGACTTCTGAAGCGTACTATAAACAAGCTACGTTTTTCACCATGCACGATCTGGTGCATGACTTGGCAATTTCACTCCTTGGCAACCAAATTTTGGACCAGAGCAAACAAGGCAATACAAGGGGAAGCAGCTGCCAATATGCATTGCTCAGGGATTGTAGCAGGCCACTGGAGTTATACTTGACTTCTCATGCAAGGCTAATAGCACTGCGTTTTCTGGACGGTTGCAGCAGTGAACTAAGCGATGCTGCATTTGCACCTGCTAGGTCCCTGCTAGTATTGGATTTAAGCGAGTGCTCCATACAGAGGTTGCCCGATTCCATTGGCCGACTGAAGCAATTGGGATATCTGAGTGCTCCAAAGATACGTGATGAATTTGTTCCAGAATGTATCACGAAGCTCTCGAATTTGATTTATCTCAATCTTCACGGATCTAGTATTACGGCCCTTCCGAAGACAATTGGAGAACTGACAAGGTTGAGGCATCTTGATCTATCAGACTGTTACAGCATACATGAATTGCCAGTCTCATTCAGGAATCTAGAAAATTTGGCGCATCTGGATTTGTCAAATACCTATATCATTAGAGGTGTATCAGAATcgttgcagagcttgagccgatTGGTGCATCTGAACTTATCAGGATTTGCAGACATTGAAGACCTGACAGGAGCAATCAGCGGCCTCACAGGTTTGCAATATTTGAATTTATTAGAAGTGGACTACAGTGATGGATTACAACAAGCCCTCATCAATCTCACTAAACTCCGGTATTTAAATTTAGGAAGAAAAAATTATTTTCATGTACGAGATGATGAAGCTGGGTTTGACAGTTTACTTGAGTGTGTCTGTAGCCTATCCAATCTAGAGTACCTTAATTTAGCTAGGAATTTAAATCTGCGTACTATACCTGAAAGCATTGGGAACCTCAGAAAGCTAAATACACTAGACCTCTCGCATTGCATAAATCTACGGAGGCTGCCATCAAGCTTATCAGCAATTAGTGATCTGAGGTTTCTACATGTAACTTATTGCTCGAAGCTAGATAAATCCACTCTACCTCAGAATAAGGATCGTTCAGCCTTGCTACCGAATTTTGTGGTTCATGCTGTTGATGGTGAATCCAGCAGCAATCTTTCTGAGCTCGAGGATAAACATCTAACCTTGTTGGATATAAGCAGGCTTGAAAATGTGAAGTCTGCAGAAGAGGCAAAGAGAATAAAACTGGGGGAAAAGCAGAGTATTGTAAGGCTAGAATTGGCATGGACTAGGGATGCCAAGAGATTTGCAGACGATAGGGAAGTTTTATCAGAACTGGTGCCACCAGACACGATAGAAACATTAACACTACAAGGATACAGTAGTATTTGCTTTCCATCCTGGATGATGAGCATTGCTATTTATCTACCTCGCCTGAGCGATGTTACCCTGCGGGACTTGCCCAGTTGCAATGTCCTACCACCACTTGGTCAGTTACCAAACCTGGAGTCACTGAGGATCGGAGGAATGGACAGCATTAGGAAGATTGATGGGGGCTTTTACGGGTGCAGAAGTGCATTTCCTCGACTTCTTGAGTTTGCCATATCCCGTATGGAATGCCTGGAAGAGTGGAATGCTGAGGATGGTTTGAATGAGCTCGCGTTCCCAAAACTATGGCAGTTGAGTATAAATCATTGCCCCTTGTTGAGGTTCAAAGCGTGTTGGCCTCCAGCTATGCACGTGACCATAGATAGTAGTGACCAAATACTATTATCCACATGGGAGGACAGAGATCACTTCAGTGCTTCCTCCTCTACGGCAACCACCTCGCTTCACGTGAAATGCTGTGAGGTGCCTCTGCATCAGTGGAGCTTGCTGCGTCACCTCCCCTGCCTCGAATATTTAAAGATTACTGACTGCAGTGATCTCACATGCATCTCAACAGATTTGCTTCAATGTATCTCCTCCCTCAAGATTCTGACTGTGAAATATTGCAAAAACGGCACTGTGTCGCTGCCGGAGAGGTTAGGAGACCTCACCTCTCTCACGCAGCTCGTGTTACGCGATTGCAGTGGCATCAAGAGTCTACCAGAGAGCATACAACAACTCACACGCCTCCAACGGCTAAAAATTAATGGCTGCCCTGGACTAGTTCAGTGGTGCGAATCAGAGGAGAATAAGATAAAGCTCGTTCACATCTTTGAAAAAGTATGTGCCTGCCAATCTATCCATTATAATGTTCTTTATTTGCATTGGCTACTCCTTTTTGTCATCTTATATCGGATCTATTCTCAGTTACATGTCTTAGAGGTTTTGGCTCTTGCAGTAATGCatatatttttaatatattttccttcctttttctCAAAATATAAAGGTTGCCGTGTTTTCTTttacaaacaaaagaaaacataTTAGGATGCATGGATTGATGCATTTTGATCAATAGTATGACAAATAATTAGTTCTTTTCTAGATTATTTGAAGATTCACTTATCTGCCAATTTCAACACAGCAGTAAGAAAGCTGTCTTACTATCGAACGCGCAAACTCTAGCAATAACAATACAGTTGTTAAAAAGTGCCTGAGACAATATAACTATTGCACAGCACCAAGGAAACGATTGACTTTTTTTGTTTCAACGATTGGCATTTCAGATATTGGATGGTTATTATTTGTATAACTTTTACGATGAACAATCCGGTTGTTTGGCGGCAGTGAGGGAACAAAAACTAGAGGTATGCTACCAAAACAGTTTCCGAAAATTGGTATTGCTGGCTTCCAACCAGTTCGTCCACAATCATAATGCCGCTTCAGAACAAAggtatctttttttcttttcagaacAATGGTGGATTTCCTAAGGCACAAGATGATGAGGCTTTAAAGCAATGGGGGTAAAGAATTTCCTCCTAGTATTGAAGTGCCATGTATGTCCTGCTCATTTGTTACTTATTGTCGATGTTTCGTTGATTCACCTTTTTCAGGAAATACCTTAAGCTGTCAACAGATTTTGAATCGTCAACGTCAAAGGATGAAAAGAGTGGTGCACGTGATGCAAGCCATGATGCCAACGCACGGTTGGCTTTTCAGATATTGGATGATGAGCTGTTACGTGTGACCAGGACTCGGAGCACAATGCCGAGGGAACAAAATCTAGAGGTATGCTGCCAAAACAGTTTCCAAAAATTGGTCTTGCTGGCTTCCAACCAGT
This genomic interval from Panicum virgatum strain AP13 chromosome 8K, P.virgatum_v5, whole genome shotgun sequence contains the following:
- the LOC120644159 gene encoding putative disease resistance protein RGA4 isoform X5, with the protein product MIQSSIVILKLLKRTINKLRFSPCTIWCMTWQFHSLATKFWTRANKAIQGEAAANMHCSGIVAGHWSITALPKTIGELTRLRHLDLSDCYSIHELPVSFRNLENLAHLDLSNTYIIRGVSESLQSLSRLVHLNLSGFADIEDLTGAISGLTGLQYLNLLEVDYSDGLQQALINLTKLRYLNLGRKNYFHVRDDEAGFDSLLECVCSLSNLEYLNLARNLNLRTIPESIGNLRKLNTLDLSHCINLRRLPSSLSAISDLRFLHVTYCSKLDKSTLPQNKDRSALLPNFVVHAVDGESSSNLSELEDKHLTLLDISRLENVKSAEEAKRIKLGEKQSIVRLELAWTRDAKRFADDREVLSELVPPDTIETLTLQGYSSICFPSWMMSIAIYLPRLSDVTLRDLPSCNVLPPLGQLPNLESLRIGGMDSIRKIDGGFYGCRSAFPRLLEFAISRMECLEEWNAEDGLNELAFPKLWQLSINHCPLLRFKACWPPAMHVTIDSSDQILLSTWEDRDHFSASSSTATTSLHVKCCEVPLHQWSLLRHLPCLEYLKITDCSDLTCISTDLLQCISSLKILTVKYCKNGTVSLPERLGDLTSLTQLVLRDCSGIKSLPESIQQLTRLQRLKINGCPGLVQWCESEENKIKLVHIFEKILDGYYLYNFYDEQSGCLAAVREQKLENKGIFFSFQNNGGFPKAQDDEALKQWGKYLKLSTDFESSTSKDEKSGARDASHDANARLAFQILDDELLRVTRTRSTMPREQNLENKGGFSVAQDDDSKYERDLKQWGP
- the LOC120644159 gene encoding putative disease resistance protein RGA3 isoform X2, producing the protein MIQSSIVILKLLKRTINKLRFSPCTIWCMTWQFHSLATKFWTRANKAIQGEAAANMHCSGIVAGHWSITALPKTIGELTRLRHLDLSDCYSIHELPVSFRNLENLAHLDLSNTYIIRGVSESLQSLSRLVHLNLSGFADIEDLTGAISGLTGLQYLNLLEVDYSDGLQQALINLTKLRYLNLGRKNYFHVRDDEAGFDSLLECVCSLSNLEYLNLARNLNLRTIPESIGNLRKLNTLDLSHCINLRRLPSSLSAISDLRFLHVTYCSKLDKSTLPQNKDRSALLPNFVVHAVDGESSSNLSELEDKHLTLLDISRLENVKSAEEAKRIKLGEKQSIVRLELAWTRDAKRFADDREVLSELVPPDTIETLTLQGYSSICFPSWMMSIAIYLPRLSDVTLRDLPSCNVLPPLGQLPNLESLRIGGMDSIRKIDGGFYGCRSAFPRLLEFAISRMECLEEWNAEDGLNELAFPKLWQLSINHCPLLRFKACWPPAMHVTIDSSDQILLSTWEDRDHFSASSSTATTSLHVKCCEVPLHQWSLLRHLPCLEYLKITDCSDLTCISTDLLQCISSLKILTVKYCKNGTVSLPERLGDLTSLTQLVLRDCSGIKSLPESIQQLTRLQRLKINGCPGLVQWCESEENKIKLVHIFEKILDGYYLYNFYDEQSGCLAAVREQKLENNGGFPKAQDDEALKQWGKYLKLSTDFESSTSKDEKSGARDASHDANARLAFQILDDELLRVTRTRSTMPREQNLENKGGFSVAQDDDSKYERDLKQWGKDLKLSRDIESLMTKDENSGASEAGHDANAIEDRPAQQFSLGSWIGSTTTPQMLPVAGPSSSAAHLTRSPSNGSILGYMNKGGFSVAQDDDSKYERDLKQWGKDLKLSRDIESLMTKDEKSGASEAGHDANALEDRPAQ
- the LOC120644159 gene encoding putative disease resistance protein RGA4 isoform X3; this translates as MIQSSIVILKLLKRTINKLRFSPCTIWCMTWQFHSLATKFWTRANKAIQGEAAANMHCSGIVAGHWSITALPKTIGELTRLRHLDLSDCYSIHELPVSFRNLENLAHLDLSNTYIIRGVSESLQSLSRLVHLNLSGFADIEDLTGAISGLTGLQYLNLLEVDYSDGLQQALINLTKLRYLNLGRKNYFHVRDDEAGFDSLLECVCSLSNLEYLNLARNLNLRTIPESIGNLRKLNTLDLSHCINLRRLPSSLSAISDLRFLHVTYCSKLDKSTLPQNKDRSALLPNFVVHAVDGESSSNLSELEDKHLTLLDISRLENVKSAEEAKRIKLGEKQSIVRLELAWTRDAKRFADDREVLSELVPPDTIETLTLQGYSSICFPSWMMSIAIYLPRLSDVTLRDLPSCNVLPPLGQLPNLESLRIGGMDSIRKIDGGFYGCRSAFPRLLEFAISRMECLEEWNAEDGLNELAFPKLWQLSINHCPLLRFKACWPPAMHVTIDSSDQILLSTWEDRDHFSASSSTATTSLHVKCCEVPLHQWSLLRHLPCLEYLKITDCSDLTCISTDLLQCISSLKILTVKYCKNGTVSLPERLGDLTSLTQLVLRDCSGIKSLPESIQQLTRLQRLKINGCPGLVQWCESEENKIKLVHIFEKILDGYYLYNFYDEQSGCLAAVREQKLENKGIFFSFQNNGGFPKAQDDEALKQWGKYLKLSTDFESSTSKDEKSGARDASHDANARLAFQILDDELLRVTRTRSTMPREQNLENKGGFSVAQDDDSKYERDLKQWGKDLKLSRDIESLMTKDENSGASEAGHDANAIEDRPAQQFSLGSWIGSTTTPQMLPVAGPSSSAAHLTRSPSNGSILGYMNKGGFSVAQDDDSKYERDLKQWGP
- the LOC120644159 gene encoding putative disease resistance protein RGA3 isoform X1, which encodes MIQSSIVILKLLKRTINKLRFSPCTIWCMTWQFHSLATKFWTRANKAIQGEAAANMHCSGIVAGHWSITALPKTIGELTRLRHLDLSDCYSIHELPVSFRNLENLAHLDLSNTYIIRGVSESLQSLSRLVHLNLSGFADIEDLTGAISGLTGLQYLNLLEVDYSDGLQQALINLTKLRYLNLGRKNYFHVRDDEAGFDSLLECVCSLSNLEYLNLARNLNLRTIPESIGNLRKLNTLDLSHCINLRRLPSSLSAISDLRFLHVTYCSKLDKSTLPQNKDRSALLPNFVVHAVDGESSSNLSELEDKHLTLLDISRLENVKSAEEAKRIKLGEKQSIVRLELAWTRDAKRFADDREVLSELVPPDTIETLTLQGYSSICFPSWMMSIAIYLPRLSDVTLRDLPSCNVLPPLGQLPNLESLRIGGMDSIRKIDGGFYGCRSAFPRLLEFAISRMECLEEWNAEDGLNELAFPKLWQLSINHCPLLRFKACWPPAMHVTIDSSDQILLSTWEDRDHFSASSSTATTSLHVKCCEVPLHQWSLLRHLPCLEYLKITDCSDLTCISTDLLQCISSLKILTVKYCKNGTVSLPERLGDLTSLTQLVLRDCSGIKSLPESIQQLTRLQRLKINGCPGLVQWCESEENKIKLVHIFEKILDGYYLYNFYDEQSGCLAAVREQKLENKGIFFSFQNNGGFPKAQDDEALKQWGKYLKLSTDFESSTSKDEKSGARDASHDANARLAFQILDDELLRVTRTRSTMPREQNLENKGGFSVAQDDDSKYERDLKQWGKDLKLSRDIESLMTKDENSGASEAGHDANAIEDRPAQQFSLGSWIGSTTTPQMLPVAGPSSSAAHLTRSPSNGSILGYMNKGGFSVAQDDDSKYERDLKQWGKDLKLSRDIESLMTKDEKSGASEAGHDANALEDRPAQ
- the LOC120644159 gene encoding putative disease resistance protein RGA4 isoform X4; translated protein: MIQSSIVILKLLKRTINKLRFSPCTIWCMTWQFHSLATKFWTRANKAIQGEAAANMHCSGIVAGHWSITALPKTIGELTRLRHLDLSDCYSIHELPVSFRNLENLAHLDLSNTYIIRGVSESLQSLSRLVHLNLSGFADIEDLTGAISGLTGLQYLNLLEVDYSDGLQQALINLTKLRYLNLGRKNYFHVRDDEAGFDSLLECVCSLSNLEYLNLARNLNLRTIPESIGNLRKLNTLDLSHCINLRRLPSSLSAISDLRFLHVTYCSKLDKSTLPQNKDRSALLPNFVVHAVDGESSSNLSELEDKHLTLLDISRLENVKSAEEAKRIKLGEKQSIVRLELAWTRDAKRFADDREVLSELVPPDTIETLTLQGYSSICFPSWMMSIAIYLPRLSDVTLRDLPSCNVLPPLGQLPNLESLRIGGMDSIRKIDGGFYGCRSAFPRLLEFAISRMECLEEWNAEDGLNELAFPKLWQLSINHCPLLRFKACWPPAMHVTIDSSDQILLSTWEDRDHFSASSSTATTSLHVKCCEVPLHQWSLLRHLPCLEYLKITDCSDLTCISTDLLQCISSLKILTVKYCKNGTVSLPERLGDLTSLTQLVLRDCSGIKSLPESIQQLTRLQRLKINGCPGLVQWCESEENKIKLVHIFEKILDGYYLYNFYDEQSGCLAAVREQKLENKGIFFSFQNNGGFPKAQDDEALKQWGKYLKLSTDFESSTSKDEKSGARDASHDANARLAFQILDDELLRVTRTRSTMPREQNLENKGGFSVAQDDDSKYERDLKQWGKDLKLSRDIESLMTKDEKSGASEAGHDANALEDRPAQ